A genomic window from Micromonospora violae includes:
- a CDS encoding tetratricopeptide repeat protein, giving the protein MQLESGNGDDAVARARELVLAKQFEPAVALLREHLTTHPDDGVGWRRLAGALIGLDEEAAAVGAASRAIEINPEDAVAYRYRALAHQQISRYRESYVDAKRAVELAPDDHEALSLLALNVLAVGRDTARFKELIQRALTVNPDSATARGALKGYREIQRRTVAVAASLAAFPVAVVLLCGWFAVDTGRSSDARWMIWPGIVAVTAMVVLAPLTRSAGRVFPTLTLTQVSTAAIAAGVIAAGAGYGATRAVPAAAALGLLSVAISGLSGIPLSRRGARKGTSLHHAGSETDLSRVS; this is encoded by the coding sequence ATGCAGCTGGAGTCCGGAAACGGCGACGATGCCGTCGCACGCGCACGGGAGCTGGTTCTGGCCAAGCAGTTCGAGCCCGCCGTCGCACTGCTACGCGAACATCTGACTACGCATCCGGACGACGGTGTCGGCTGGCGCCGCCTCGCCGGCGCGTTGATCGGGCTCGACGAAGAGGCTGCCGCGGTCGGTGCCGCCAGCCGAGCAATCGAGATCAATCCCGAGGATGCGGTGGCCTACCGCTATCGCGCGCTGGCTCATCAGCAGATCAGCAGGTACCGGGAGTCGTATGTCGACGCGAAGAGAGCAGTGGAGCTTGCACCCGATGATCACGAAGCGCTGAGCCTGCTCGCCTTGAATGTCCTCGCGGTCGGTCGCGACACGGCACGGTTCAAAGAGCTCATCCAACGAGCGCTCACCGTGAATCCAGACAGCGCCACAGCGAGGGGCGCACTCAAGGGGTATCGGGAGATCCAGCGCCGCACCGTGGCGGTCGCGGCAAGCCTTGCGGCCTTCCCCGTCGCGGTCGTGCTGCTGTGTGGTTGGTTCGCGGTAGACACCGGCAGGTCGAGCGACGCTCGTTGGATGATCTGGCCCGGCATTGTCGCCGTAACCGCCATGGTGGTTCTCGCCCCGCTCACTCGGTCTGCGGGACGAGTGTTTCCGACGCTCACGTTGACCCAGGTGTCCACGGCGGCGATCGCCGCTGGAGTCATCGCGGCCGGTGCGGGGTACGGCGCCACGCGAGCAGTCCCAGCCGCAGCCGCCCTTGGCCTGCTTTCCGTCGCGATATCAGGCTTGTCGGGAATTCCTCTCTCGCGGCGCGGCGCACGAAAAGGCACGTCCTTGCACCACGCAGGTTCTGAAACCGATCTGTCACGCGTGTCCTGA
- the acs gene encoding acetate--CoA ligase: MSEALANLLSETRQFPPPAELAAHANVTIDAYAEAEADRLAFWAKQADRLAWSKKWDEVLDWSNPPFAKWFVGGQLNVAYNCLDRHVEAGRGDKVAIHWEGEPGDTRTITYADLHALTCQAANALTDLGVTAGDRVAIYLPMIPEAAVAMLACARIGAAHSVVFGGFSADSLSNRIQDASAKVVITADGGYRRGKPSALKPTVDEAVASCPSVEHVLVVRRTGEEVAWSAKDHWWHETVETASAEHTAQPFDAEHPLFILYTSGTTARPKGILHTTGGYLTQASYTTHAVFDLKPETDVYWCTADIGWVTGHSYIVYGPLSNGATQVMYEGTPDTPHKGRFWEIVDRYKVSVLYTAPTLIRTMMKWGDDIPAGFDLSSLRLLGSVGEPINPEAWIWYRQHIGRGELPVVDTWWQTETGAIMISPLPGVTSAKPGSAMTPLPGIVADVVDDQGQSVPNGGGGYLVLREPWPSMLRTIWGDDDRFIDTYWSRFQGMYFAGDGAKKDDDGHIWLLGRVDDVMLVSGHNISTTEVESALVSHPSVAEAAVVGATDPTTGQAIVAFAIPRGSTDIAGDAGEQLIADLRNHVSKTLGPIAKPRQIMLVPELPKTRSGKIMRRLLRDVAENRSLGDVTTLQDSSVMDLISSGMSGAKSDED; encoded by the coding sequence ATGAGCGAGGCATTGGCCAATCTGCTGAGCGAGACGCGCCAGTTCCCCCCGCCGGCCGAACTCGCCGCGCACGCCAACGTCACCATCGACGCGTACGCCGAGGCGGAGGCCGACCGGCTGGCCTTCTGGGCGAAGCAGGCCGACCGTCTGGCCTGGTCGAAGAAGTGGGATGAGGTGCTCGACTGGTCGAATCCGCCGTTCGCGAAGTGGTTCGTGGGTGGGCAGCTCAACGTCGCGTACAACTGCCTGGACCGGCACGTCGAGGCGGGCCGGGGCGACAAGGTGGCGATCCACTGGGAGGGCGAGCCGGGCGACACCCGCACCATCACGTACGCCGACCTGCACGCGCTGACCTGCCAGGCGGCGAACGCGCTCACCGACCTGGGGGTGACCGCCGGTGACCGGGTGGCGATCTATCTGCCGATGATCCCGGAGGCGGCGGTGGCGATGCTGGCGTGCGCCCGGATCGGCGCCGCGCACAGCGTCGTCTTCGGTGGCTTCTCCGCGGACTCGTTGAGCAACCGGATCCAGGACGCCAGCGCCAAGGTGGTGATCACCGCGGATGGTGGTTACCGGCGGGGCAAGCCGTCGGCGTTGAAGCCGACGGTGGACGAGGCGGTGGCGAGCTGCCCGTCGGTGGAGCACGTGCTCGTGGTTCGCCGTACCGGCGAGGAGGTGGCGTGGTCGGCGAAGGACCACTGGTGGCACGAGACGGTGGAGACCGCGTCGGCCGAGCACACCGCGCAGCCGTTCGATGCCGAGCACCCGCTGTTCATCCTGTACACCAGCGGCACCACGGCGCGCCCGAAGGGCATTCTGCACACCACCGGCGGCTACCTCACCCAGGCGTCGTACACCACGCACGCGGTGTTCGACCTGAAGCCGGAGACGGACGTCTACTGGTGCACGGCCGACATCGGTTGGGTCACCGGGCACTCGTACATCGTGTACGGCCCGCTCTCCAACGGCGCCACCCAGGTCATGTACGAGGGCACCCCGGACACCCCGCACAAGGGCCGGTTCTGGGAGATCGTCGACAGGTACAAGGTGAGCGTGCTGTACACGGCTCCCACCCTGATCCGGACGATGATGAAGTGGGGCGACGACATCCCGGCCGGGTTCGACCTGTCGTCGCTGCGGCTGCTGGGCAGCGTCGGCGAGCCGATCAACCCGGAGGCGTGGATCTGGTACCGGCAGCACATCGGCCGGGGCGAGCTGCCGGTCGTGGACACCTGGTGGCAGACCGAGACCGGCGCCATCATGATCTCGCCGTTGCCGGGGGTGACCTCGGCCAAGCCGGGTTCGGCGATGACGCCACTGCCGGGCATCGTGGCCGACGTGGTGGACGACCAGGGCCAGTCGGTGCCGAACGGTGGGGGCGGCTACCTGGTGCTGCGCGAGCCGTGGCCGTCGATGCTGCGCACCATCTGGGGTGACGACGACCGGTTCATCGACACGTACTGGTCGCGTTTCCAGGGCATGTACTTCGCTGGCGACGGTGCGAAGAAGGACGACGACGGGCACATCTGGCTGCTCGGCCGGGTGGACGACGTGATGTTGGTGTCCGGGCACAACATCTCGACGACCGAGGTGGAGTCGGCGTTGGTGTCGCACCCGTCGGTGGCCGAGGCGGCGGTCGTCGGCGCGACCGATCCGACCACCGGTCAGGCGATCGTCGCGTTCGCCATTCCGCGGGGCAGCACGGACATCGCTGGTGACGCGGGCGAGCAGCTCATCGCCGACCTGCGTAACCACGTGTCGAAGACGCTCGGCCCGATCGCCAAGCCGCGGCAGATCATGCTGGTGCCGGAGCTGCCGAAGACCCGCTCGGGCAAGATCATGCGCCGGCTGCTGCGGGACGTGGCGGAGAACCGGTCGCTGGGCGACGTGACCACGTTGCAGGACTCCTCGGTGATGGACCTGATCTCCTCGGGGATGAGCGGCGCGAAGTCCGACGAGGACTGA
- a CDS encoding HAD family hydrolase, translating into MGRSAAFFDLDKTVIAKSSALAFGRPFYRDGLITRRDVVKSAYAQLMFRLGGTDEQTMARTRDYLAALCKGWQVEQVRQIVAETLHELINPYVYAEAAALIEEHQAAGRDVVLVSASGEEMVRPIGELLGVTDVIATRMTVRDGRYSGEVEFYAAGPSKVEAVSELAAARDYDLADSYAYSDSYSDRPLLECVGHPSVVNPDRQLRKLASENAWPVLEFRHPIPLGRRLRERPAVPVAAAALGVGVGVAIGIAWYGRHRRTRAATTA; encoded by the coding sequence GTGGGCCGAAGTGCCGCTTTCTTCGATCTGGACAAGACCGTCATCGCCAAGTCGAGCGCCCTGGCGTTCGGTAGGCCGTTCTACCGGGATGGGCTGATCACCCGGCGTGACGTGGTCAAGTCGGCGTACGCGCAGCTGATGTTCCGGCTGGGCGGCACCGACGAGCAGACCATGGCCCGAACACGGGACTACCTGGCCGCGCTCTGCAAGGGCTGGCAGGTGGAGCAGGTCCGCCAGATCGTCGCGGAGACACTGCACGAGCTGATCAACCCCTATGTGTACGCCGAAGCCGCCGCCCTGATCGAGGAGCACCAGGCGGCAGGGCGGGACGTGGTGCTGGTGTCGGCGTCGGGCGAGGAGATGGTCCGGCCGATCGGCGAGTTGCTCGGGGTGACCGACGTGATCGCCACCCGGATGACGGTGCGGGACGGCCGGTACAGCGGTGAGGTCGAGTTCTACGCGGCCGGCCCGAGCAAGGTCGAGGCGGTCAGCGAGTTGGCCGCCGCCCGGGACTACGACCTGGCTGATTCGTACGCCTATTCCGACTCGTACAGCGATCGCCCGCTGCTGGAGTGCGTCGGCCACCCGAGCGTGGTCAACCCGGACCGGCAGCTACGCAAGCTGGCCTCGGAGAACGCGTGGCCGGTGCTGGAGTTCCGGCACCCGATTCCGCTGGGTCGGCGCCTGCGGGAGCGACCCGCGGTCCCGGTGGCCGCGGCGGCCCTGGGCGTCGGGGTAGGTGTGGCGATCGGCATCGCCTGGTACGGCCGACACCGTCGCACCCGCGCCGCCACCACCGCCTAA
- a CDS encoding serine hydrolase domain-containing protein, giving the protein MAVGGFSSRRLARVQGLLERHVESGFVPGVVAVLARHGEVHIESTGHLAFEGPGSRTPMAGDTIFRLGSMTKPIVAVCAMTLVEDCTLRLDDPVDDLLPELANMTVLVDPHGPLDDTVPAARPITLRDVLDGTLGTGMVPAEPGTVPIADALDALVYPSPDEWIRQLGALPLVHQPGERWMYDTAANVAGVLIARATGMSFGDAVRERVCKPLGMTDTAFSVGGESIGRLATAYERDNATTGEPVVEDAPDGRFSRPRLFESGGGGLVSTAQDYLAFASALLAGGTYGGERVLSRPAVTLMTSDHLTPAQKAVSGFWPGYFDAISWGLGMSVRTRRTHLGPSVGSYGWPGFYGTVWYNDPAEDLTAMVFMQRAHAGDQRLPMWQDFWTTVYQAIDD; this is encoded by the coding sequence GTGGCTGTTGGCGGCTTCTCGTCGAGACGGCTGGCTCGGGTGCAGGGGTTGCTTGAGCGCCACGTCGAGTCCGGCTTCGTCCCGGGCGTGGTGGCCGTCCTCGCCCGCCACGGGGAGGTGCACATCGAGTCGACGGGTCATCTCGCGTTCGAGGGCCCGGGGTCGCGGACGCCCATGGCGGGCGACACGATCTTTCGCCTGGGCTCGATGACGAAGCCGATCGTCGCCGTGTGCGCGATGACCCTCGTCGAGGACTGCACCCTCCGTCTTGACGACCCGGTCGACGATCTCCTCCCAGAGTTGGCGAACATGACGGTGTTAGTTGATCCGCACGGGCCGCTGGACGACACCGTCCCGGCGGCCCGCCCGATCACGCTGCGGGACGTCCTGGACGGCACCCTGGGCACCGGCATGGTCCCCGCCGAGCCGGGTACGGTCCCGATCGCCGACGCGCTGGACGCTCTCGTTTATCCGTCGCCGGACGAATGGATCCGCCAGCTCGGTGCCCTTCCGCTCGTTCATCAGCCGGGTGAGCGCTGGATGTACGACACCGCCGCCAATGTGGCCGGTGTGCTCATCGCCCGAGCCACCGGCATGTCGTTCGGGGATGCCGTACGCGAACGGGTCTGCAAGCCGCTCGGGATGACCGACACCGCGTTCAGCGTGGGAGGCGAGAGCATCGGCCGGTTGGCGACGGCGTACGAGCGTGACAACGCCACCACCGGCGAGCCGGTTGTCGAAGACGCCCCCGACGGGCGGTTCAGCCGACCGCGGCTGTTCGAATCCGGTGGCGGCGGGCTCGTCTCGACCGCCCAGGACTACCTTGCCTTCGCCTCGGCTCTGCTTGCCGGCGGCACCTACGGCGGCGAGCGGGTGTTGTCACGGCCGGCGGTGACGCTGATGACGAGTGATCACCTGACCCCGGCGCAGAAGGCCGTCTCCGGGTTCTGGCCCGGATACTTCGACGCCATCAGCTGGGGTCTCGGCATGTCGGTCCGCACCCGCCGCACCCACCTCGGGCCCTCGGTGGGCAGCTATGGATGGCCCGGCTTCTACGGCACCGTCTGGTACAACGATCCCGCCGAGGACCTGACGGCGATGGTGTTCATGCAGCGGGCGCACGCGGGCGACCAACGGCTGCCGATGTGGCAGGACTTCTGGACCACCGTCTACCAGGCGATCGACGACTGA
- a CDS encoding oxidoreductase: MTTDPLAPLLALADIAAAVEQARERFDQALGHRALRRHGGQVAAEVSLRSAVASAALEGADHEREAVRAGTVTDPVLQGALRVAGALPGLSELWPKAPRQALAKLHVLAARDLVSEAELGRPVADPVVATRLDGLAGLVAGGTKVSPLVLAAVVHGELLNLRPFAGPSGVVARGAARLVLLASGLDPRGLLAVDVGHREREPEYVGAAGAFATGTPDGLRSWLRHYMAAVEVGADQLTTIGDEILATT, from the coding sequence GTGACCACCGACCCGCTCGCGCCCCTGCTCGCGCTCGCCGACATCGCCGCCGCCGTCGAGCAGGCCCGCGAGCGGTTCGACCAGGCGCTCGGGCATCGGGCGCTGCGCCGCCACGGGGGACAGGTCGCCGCCGAGGTCAGCCTGCGCTCGGCGGTCGCCAGCGCGGCTCTCGAAGGGGCTGACCACGAGCGCGAGGCGGTCCGGGCCGGCACTGTGACCGACCCGGTGCTCCAGGGTGCGCTGCGGGTCGCCGGGGCGCTGCCGGGCCTCAGCGAGCTCTGGCCGAAGGCACCCCGCCAGGCGCTCGCGAAGCTGCACGTGCTCGCCGCCCGCGACCTGGTGTCGGAAGCCGAGCTGGGCCGCCCGGTGGCCGACCCCGTGGTCGCCACCCGGCTGGACGGGCTGGCCGGTCTCGTCGCCGGCGGCACGAAGGTCTCCCCGTTGGTGCTCGCCGCGGTCGTACACGGGGAGTTGCTGAACCTACGCCCGTTCGCCGGGCCGTCCGGTGTGGTGGCCCGCGGAGCCGCCCGGCTGGTGCTGCTCGCCAGCGGCCTCGACCCGCGCGGGCTGCTCGCCGTCGACGTCGGGCACCGTGAGAGGGAGCCCGAGTACGTCGGCGCGGCCGGTGCCTTCGCCACCGGCACCCCGGACGGGCTGCGCTCCTGGCTACGCCACTACATGGCCGCCGTCGAGGTCGGCGCCGACCAGCTCACCACCATCGGAGACGAAATCCTAGCCACCACCTGA